The following coding sequences lie in one Streptomyces sp. NBC_00510 genomic window:
- a CDS encoding helix-turn-helix domain-containing protein, translated as MPRGDHEHTGTRIAAARKLAGLTQRGLAQTIGYSYSLVHQVESGHKPASPDLVAAVARALRLDVTALTGQPYVTELQQDRLEGLIRPIREALDLYDLGADPDLPVRPAGQLVAAADDLCRLVRAARLNAAATLLPAVIAELTTAAYRMPSTTLWRALGSTYRTAHDITVKLGYFDLSTIALDRMAWAADRACDPLLAAVRQYMRALVYHREGEHRIGLRLIASGHGLAADAEPTPDAVAVTGQLHLGASVIAARARDAALVEDHLDQAKACANRTGESTTHWLSFGPTNVACHAVSAQVELHHYDTALALAAGIELPHSWAPSRQAHFHIDRGRCQMETGRTDAALESITTARRLAPQQTRYHPGARETIKGLVYMRRTTPDTLDNLAAWIGL; from the coding sequence ATGCCCAGAGGTGACCACGAGCACACCGGTACGCGCATTGCCGCCGCCCGAAAGCTCGCCGGTCTAACCCAGCGAGGTCTCGCCCAGACCATCGGTTACTCCTACAGCCTCGTTCACCAGGTCGAGTCCGGTCACAAGCCCGCAAGCCCTGACCTCGTCGCGGCGGTCGCCCGTGCGCTCCGTCTCGATGTCACTGCCCTGACCGGGCAGCCCTACGTGACGGAATTGCAGCAGGACCGGCTCGAGGGGCTCATCCGGCCGATCCGCGAGGCCTTGGATCTGTACGACCTGGGGGCGGACCCTGACCTGCCCGTGCGGCCTGCCGGTCAGCTGGTCGCCGCTGCTGACGACCTGTGCCGCCTGGTCCGCGCCGCGCGCCTCAACGCTGCGGCGACGCTGTTGCCGGCCGTCATCGCCGAGCTCACCACCGCGGCGTACCGCATGCCGTCGACCACGCTGTGGCGCGCGCTCGGATCGACCTATCGCACCGCCCACGACATCACCGTCAAGCTCGGCTACTTCGACCTGTCGACGATCGCCCTGGACCGCATGGCCTGGGCCGCCGACCGTGCCTGTGATCCCCTGCTGGCGGCGGTCCGCCAGTACATGCGCGCACTGGTCTACCACCGCGAAGGCGAGCACCGCATCGGGCTACGCCTCATCGCCTCCGGGCACGGCCTGGCCGCCGACGCCGAACCAACTCCCGACGCTGTAGCCGTCACCGGTCAGCTGCACTTGGGGGCCAGCGTGATTGCCGCCCGCGCCCGAGACGCCGCCCTCGTCGAGGACCATCTGGACCAGGCGAAGGCCTGCGCGAACCGCACCGGTGAGAGCACCACCCACTGGCTGTCGTTCGGCCCGACGAACGTCGCCTGCCATGCAGTGTCCGCCCAGGTCGAACTCCACCACTACGACACGGCCCTCGCTCTGGCGGCAGGCATCGAACTCCCCCACAGCTGGGCGCCCTCCAGGCAGGCCCACTTCCACATCGACCGGGGCCGCTGCCAGATGGAGACCGGCCGCACCGACGCCGCCCTGGAATCGATCACCACCGCACGCCGTCTTGCCCCGCAGCAGACCCGCTACCACCCCGGCGCCCGCGAGACGATCAAAGGCCTGGTCTACATGCGGCGCACCACCCCCGACACGCTGGACAACCTTGCCGCATGGATCGGCCTGTAA